A single window of Watersipora subatra chromosome 11, tzWatSuba1.1, whole genome shotgun sequence DNA harbors:
- the LOC137407935 gene encoding uncharacterized protein has product MQMLVEGASKEPKTHHAVSIPNFPAFDSTSELWTDYWARFNTFAVAHIITEDRKPKIFFASQSAVTCKILTNLSAQMTPPKVINQLTMAEITGFMKEQYDPKKFIIRERFEFWSEMRHKPGETVQELAARIRQDATTCDFASITNPHEAMRTKLICSVNIEAVLKALFKVKVDELSFTRAVELATETEDAAKVAKETAHGSKATGVNKVQSEKKPTINRPSGFSSSASQGNRLPPSCYRCGKNHLANTCTHNNSQCNFCKELGHIEPAC; this is encoded by the coding sequence ATGCAAATGTTGGTAGAGGGCGCATCTAAAGAACCGAAAACGCATCATGCGGTTTCTATACCTAATTTTCCTGCCTTTGATTCAACATCGGAGTTGTGGACAGATTACTGGGCTAGATTCAATACTTTTGCAGTGGCTCACATTATAACAGAGGATCGaaagcctaaaatatttttcgcaTCACAGTCAGCAGTAACATGCAAGATTCTAACCAATCTTTCGGCTCAGATGACTCCACCAAAAGTCATCAACCAGCTGACCATGGCAGAAATAACTGGCTTTATGAAAGAACAGTACGATCCGAAGAAATTCATCATCAGAGAAAGGTTCGAGTTTTGGAGTGAAATGCGGCACAAACCAGGAGAGACCGTCCAAGAGCTGGCTGCACGTATCCGTCAGGATGCCACCACTTGTGATTTTGCTTCCATCACCAACCCACATGAAGCTATGCGGACCAAGTTAATTTGCTCTGTAAACATTGAAGCTGTTCTGAAAGCCCTGTTCAAGGTTAAAGTTGATGAGCTGTCTTTCACCCGAGCAGTAGAATTGGCTACAGAGACTGAGGACGCCGCTAAAGTAGCTAAGGAGACTGCACATGGATCTAAGGCTACAGGTGTTAACAAAGTTCAGTCTGAGAAGAAACCCACAATCAACAGGCCTAGCGGTTTTTCATCCAGCGCCAGCCAAGGGAACCGACTACCTCCAAGCTGTTATCGATGTGGAAAGAACCACTTGGCTAACACTTGTACGCACAATAATTCCCAATGCAATTTTTGTAAAGAGCTTGGTCACATTGAACCTGCCTGCTAA